Below is a genomic region from Gadus morhua chromosome 4, gadMor3.0, whole genome shotgun sequence.
CAAACAGACCTTTGTACAGTTTGAATCCTGGCGTCTTATCAAGTCTAGTTCAAAAACCACGCAGACAAGTTTAACAGCCTCTGCTATGCACGTTGCGTGCCCTTCAGTCCCTAATGTCATATTTTGATCCTCGTTAGTTCCTTTTCAAGAACAActtgcaacaacaaaaaacaatccCAGACCTGCTGTGCTATGACAATGTATTCCACTAGGGGACAGGTGTTTGTTATTTTACTTAACTGGTTAAATAACGCAGCAGACCTAGGCCTATTGTAAGGACAAGGCCGATTACTTAAGATTAAATTGAATGAACAAAAGGCTTGAAGTTAAACAAATAGATATTAGGATTGTATGTTAGTATTATCGTTTTCTATACAGCCAAACACAAAGTGAACCTCCAGCTGATGCACCTGTCCGTCTGATCCAATGTATCCCCGGTATACACTGCTGGAACAACCACTACACAGACGTATAGTATTAGTTAGGACCACACATTGTGCACATAAATCAGAAGGAGCATCATCGCAGGTCGATATATtcacttgaacacacacacacacacacacacacacacacacacacaaccagctcACCTGTGTGTACAACTCGTTCACAGACATCGTTTAGTCCACTTGATCTACGACCGCTCCATGGTAGACATTATAGATCACTTTTAGCTTCTCATAAACTAGTAGTGTCCTCAACGTTAAGTTAACGTTCGCGTATTGTTCCGTTTATTTCCATAATAACTTCCACATTCGCGTCACGCCGCGGTATGAACTCCTGTTCCTGGTAACAGCAGGTGTCTCCCAGCGGGGAatcaggctgctgctgctagtcGGTTTTGTCTTATTCAAACACCGTGCGTTTTTCCAAAAACAAACCTTGAAGTTAAAGCGAATGTAACACCGCTGTCAAAAAGTTGTACTTTTTGTCCAGCATAGAGAGTACTCTGTTGTAAACACGGGATCCATCTACTTCCTGTCAGCGATACCCATTGACCCGTTGGAGCGACACTTCACTGAACCGCAGACAGCTTGGGTCATTGTAGACCTGTACCTGTGCGCCTCAAGCGCGACACCAGGTGGACGGTGAGGGAACTGCACCCACATCCCAAACGTAAACAGTTGGTCTGAGTACTACCTGCCTTCTGCCGGACGTAGGCTATCAGAAACAGCCTACAACCTTAGCTCACCCTACACCTAACCATGAACATTAACTTCACAGCTATAACTGTGACACGAAATGTACagaaaaaagtttaaaaaagtttaaaaaatataaaaaaagtttttatatacattataaaaCTAAAAATATCCCTCACGTACAGTTATTAATAAagcaattattttttatcaCATCTAATTATTAATCAAGTTTCAGATAAATATGTATGAGGCCATTTAAAAACTGGAGCGAGACAATATAGTATTCTGATGGTATAATCCATAACCTCCCCTGGAAAATGTGACATGCACGTCAGACACCAGTTCCAGACGCAAGTTCTTACCTGACAATATGGATAATATTCACTCATCTTGCCCCCTTAGTGATTTCCAGTTCTAGATCCAATGAAGTGTTATGAAGTTGTCCTCAAATAGCGCTGGGCTCTTTGAACAAGGCATTCCAAAGCAGACTTTCTGCTTGTATTCTGGCTAAGGGAACTTGAGCAATATTTTTCCAACCTGTCTGAGCATACCGCGATAGTACTGCATAGAGTGATTCCTCCACTCCCAAACCACTCCTTCTGTTGGTATTGGGTGTTGACGAAGTTTAACCACTCAGCAAGTGATTCACCTGGCAACACGCATGACTCCTCTCTAAATCGTTGGCAACATTAAGGGTTGAACACATTTCCAAGTCGTTGAATTCCTGTCTGGAGACAGGAGACAAAGCCACAATCATGACTCCAAACATCCtggatttccttttttttgtagtGGAAAGGCAACTTTTTGATTGATAAGATTGATAAGTTTGATACCATTTAACAGTGTAAAAAAGGTCGCCTGATAATGGCGcagaacaaagaaaacaaatcaCACTACAACCAAAGTGAAAAGAAAAGCATTGGGTCAGACTAGATTCTAAAAAGCAACCCGTGGATACTTTGTGGATACCTAAAATAATCTCAATTTGAGAGAATACGCAGCCGTGATAATAATACATTCACAAGTCTTTTGCACGTAAATCACACTTTATTCATGCTCATGTGGCGTTTTACAGAGTGTGACAGTGTTATACGATCTCAACGGTTAACTCAATCTCCATAGCTGGTCACTAGCGAAACCAGCTAGTACAACTCTATGGGTTTGCggcggtggtgatggagggggaACGTCTGAAGGGGTGCTGCCCCCTCCTGGACGCGGCGTCGGAGCGGGGTCTGGAGGACATCGCCTCCTGGACCCTCTTGCTGTGCTGCTCCTCGGCCTCCAGGCCCCGCTGGTGCTCCATGCTCTCCTGGGCCTTTAGCTCCAGAGCCTGCTGCTCCCGCTGCCTGATCTGGGTCAGCAGGTCTGCCTGGTACTGCAGACACGCCCGCCGCTGGctgtgaggagggagagacgaagCAGGTCATATTGAACAGGTTAGCACACTAGGATGACAACAACACCCaaaggagtgggagagggagggagggagggagggagggagggagggagggagggaggtagggaggtagtgagggagggagggagggaggtagggaggaagggagggagggagagggaggaagggaggtgagggagggagggagggagggagaggaagggagggaggaagggagggagggagagggagggagggaggaagggagggagggagagggaggacgggaggtgagggagagagggagggagggagggagggagggagggagggagggagggaggcagagggagggagggaggaagggaggtgagggagagagggagggagggagggagggagggagggagggagggagggagggagggagagaaagagagggagagagagaaagagagagagggaggagggagagaaagagagggagggagagagaaggagggagggagggagggagaggaagggagaaggacggagggagagggagggagggagggaaagagagagagggagaaggagcgaggaagggagggagagatagagaaaggaagggagggagggagggggagagagagagagagggaggaagggagggagggggggagatatGGAGACCCTGACTGTGTTACATGATGAGTTGATTTAATAATGTTTAATGTGGAACTGCACGCACACTCTACTTCtggtggtgaaaaaaaacagagaatagagagagagggagagagagagagagagagagagagagagagagagagagagagagatcactaGGAAAAGAGAGGAGTCTCTGTACCTTATCTTCTGCTCTTCGTCCACGATCTTATTCTCCTGCATGTTTCGGTTCAgttcctcccgctcctcctccatctgctgCTGCAGATCTGTGTtcacatccactgtaaacacacacacacacacacacacacacacacacacacacacacacacacgcatgcacgcacacacagagatacatgtTCACCAATAAACAGTAGTGTTGAACCAATGTCTCAAGGttatggctgacatcatgtagTACTACATGTGTTTAAATTAGCTGTAGGTACGATTTTAGAGCCTTTTATTTGAGTGATATTTTCTAAGAAATGGCCTTGCCGTCCATCAGCTGAAAgggagtgaaatgctctgtgaaAATTTCAGTTCCTTGTCACTTGTCGTCTGTATTAGACCATTTTGATTTCAAACCGATCCCTTCTCATCTCTGAATTCAGGTAGGAagccatcttgcctgtcaatcacaggtgtgcgTAACACAACACTTCTAAGTGGAatgtagggagggaggaagcagATTTTTTGATTGTTTACTTTCATAAtctcgccctcgctctctcttcacaACTCTGTTTGCTgacctacagcagctttaaaGCGTGACGCCTTTGTGTGCGGCCCGTACATTTATGCTGGATCTGCAGCTGCCGCGTGGCCATCACTTCACGCATTAGGCGGTCACGCCCCTCCCGCTCCACGCGGTTCTTCTctgcccgccgccgccacgcctCCCGAAGCTCCGCCTCCATCAGCCGATCATACTCCGCCTCCTCGCCCCGCTGCCGCTCCTGCTCGTCAGCCAGGTGCTGGCGGTATCGCTCCTGCTCCAGGCGAATCTCGCTCtgtcgagagggagagagagagagagagagaaggagagagagggagagagggggggagagagagagagagagagagagagagagagagagagagagagagagagagagagagagagagagagagagagagagagagagagagagaggggggggtgagagggagagagggagagagagaggaaaattcATAAATAAGAAGATCAAAATATAAAAAGTCTAGGCTATAACACACAggatttatataaatatacaaaatgcataaatacataGAGCCAAATATAAATAGTACTGGACATAACAAACATGTTAGATATAGAATTATAGGTTCtaacacaaaatatataaaataaactgCACAaggttgaccccccccccccaccgaccttCCTGCGCGAGGCGGCCCCCTGGTCGTGTCCCGGCTCCAGGAGCCGCTGCAGGATGCTGATGTCCAGGGCCAGCTCGTCCTGCCGCTGCAGGCCCAGGCGCTTCATCTTCAGCCGCAGGTCGCGGTCCAGCTGCCTGCGCTGGGCCTCCTGGGCCTGCAGCTTCTGGAGCTGCTCCCTCTGCTCCGTCAGAGCCTgcacctccctctgctcccgctggagaacacacacacacacacatgaaccgtgtgtgtgtgtgtgtgtgtgtgtgtctgtgggtgtgtgtgtgtgacccatgactgtgtttgtgtagccTGCAATCTCACTCTGCTCCtgctggagaacacacacacacacacatacacacatatgaaccgtgtgtgtgtgtgtgtgtgtgtgtgtgtgtgtgtgtgtgtgtgtgtgtgaccaatatatgtgtgtgtgtttttatttgtgtgtgtctgtgtatatatgacccatatgtctgcgtgtttgtgtgtgtgtgtgtgtgtgtgtgtgtgtgtgtgtgtgtgtgtgtgtgtgtgtgtgtgtgtgtgtgtgcatgtttgtatacgacccatatgtctgtgtgtgtgtgtgtatgtgtgtgtgtgtgtttgtgcgacccatgtgtctgtttgtgcgtgtgtttgtgtgtctgcacgcgTGTAGCTGACccatacgtgtgtttgtgtgcacccgATCCACCAACaccccacaaccacaacaacaccacaacaaccaccaaaacaaacaacaacatcaaccgaAACACCCACCAGCAgccgggcctcctcctccttcagcagcctctgctcctccctcctcctgtccacCTCCTTCGTCTGCCAGTCGAGCACCTCCGCCTGCTCCTGGTGGCTCCTCCTGCGCCGCagcgcctcctccttctccctggccTCCTTGGCCCGGCAGTCCGCCTCCCACAGCTCCTggaagacctcctcctcctcctcccgccgccgccgctgcgccTCCTGCCGGAGGAGCAGCTGCTGGCCACGCTCGGCGCACACCTGGTCCTGCCCGCGGCGGCTCTGGTCCGCCCGGAGCTCCGCGTTCTGCTCCCTGGGAGGACCAATCAGAGGAAGCACACGGGACCGACCGGTGGACGATGCTGGGTTTAGGACGTCTCGGGGACAGGGCGGTATCGAAAGGGTTTGGCGCCGTAGCCGGAAGGTTTTGGGTTTCAGGCCCCCTGATTTACCAAAGGTTGACCGATgatcttaaagggacactgtgtaggAACTACTCCCATCTAGttgtacaattgtatattgcattcaaacgaATAGTGCTTGCTTGTTCAAATGTGCTTTGCTACCTGGTTGCAACTACGTAGGCGGTATGTGGCAACATGACATCCAATACCATCTCGTCAAGTTTTTTTTCGGGTGAacttcaaactgcattgaattaTTATTGTGAGCATGTATGAGTATttactcctcgagcaagatagtgaattatgtTGCCATgattatattgttttttattggtaagATACTTTCCTTAACGATAGCCGCTCCATTTAGAAGTATCTGAAATCACTTTAAACACTTTGAGATGCTGAATAATGTTAATAAGCTATTTGAAAAACAATCATTATTTGAAATAACTGCTGACATTGAGAGGGCATATCCTCATATtattgaaatcaaagtattTCGATTTACTGTATATATCTGACAAGGACAAGCCAACCTCCTACCTGAACTGTTGGTCCAGCTTGTCAGCGACCAGctgctgtctctcgctctctctcctctccctcagagTCCTGGCCCTTTCCTTCATCCTCGCCTGTCTCTCCGGCACTGTCTCCGTCTTATTCTCCATCTCCCCcagctgctccttctcctcctcctcgaacAGACTACGCAACCTACACAAAATAACCCACAGACGATTGctcttaagggctgattatggttccatgtCGTCGACAcacaacgcaatgaccacgcagacgcttcgacgcagtcgtgaacctgttttggttctgcgtcgggtttcagtgagcggaccaatcacagcccttgatGCTGCGTCGCCTAATTGTtaggaggcgcacgtcaggcccttgcggagGACGctaggagggtccgcaaggacgtaatgggtcaGTAAAACCCCTGGCGCTGCATCGATGAGGAACCATAATGAGCACTTTAGAATGACATGGATACAAAGGAAAAGGCCCTAAAAGCTACCCTAAAAGCTCAAATCGACCCAccgttctctcctctcttctatgCTGGTCTGATACTGGGTCATGGCGTCCTGGACGTGTCTTTCGATGGTCCCGGAGATGATGCGGCGGTCGGTGTTCTTCTGCCAGGTGGTTCTCATGTCCCATGTCTCCTGGTACTTGGTGAACTCCAGCACCTTGTGCCtggcctcctccttcttcctcctctccaggaTCAGGTGGTCCGCGGGCCTCGTCAGGGTGGGCCGGGCCCTCTGTGTGTGAAATAAAAGACAGAGGTGGTCAAGAGTTTTTTTAGGCTTTCGATCTGGTTATCATTAGCAGTGGTAGCAGGCGTGTTAATGTAAAAATGTGTATCCATGTAATTGTATTTATGGttgaattgtatttatatattttttaacttgTTTACTTTATTCACAATTATTAATGATTGTGCATGTAACGAAAGGCGATAGGCTTTTGGTCCACATTATttttccaagtaggctataatcAGAGGTTAGTAGCAGTAAATTATTCGATTTTACGAGCATAATGGAGGCCAATGGGATAAATAAATTGCGTTGAAGTTAGAGGCAGTTAGTTGTATGATGTTTGCTGACCTAGTTGGTGGCTAGGATATTAAGTGATGATCATTTAAATGAATACAAAACTACCAAATAGTGATTAGACTAGGCCTACTATTTTTAATACTGACCGACGTTTTAACAAGAGTGAATCGTATGACAACCTGACACCTGGGAACTCACCAAAGCAGTGGAATGAGGCGTGGGTCCATTGAATTCCCGACATTGAGGCTTATATCCCTGATTTACAATcattgtcaaacaaaacgtgTTTGTTTTGTGCGTTGTATGCTGCGGCCCCAGATAACTCGCAGCCTCCTTGATCTCATAATGTTGACATAATGCTATGGTAACCTAACACAGAATTCTGTGTGAGTAGCCATCAGCGACCTCTAGCGGTATGTTCAATATATTCTTCATTTAAAAGTAAGCATACAACTTTtattcaacaaaaagaaaacaaggACAGAAATCTTCAAAGATTAAATTAAATCCGCAAAATACGATCAATGTTTAAACTGGACTACAGCTGAAACGGGTGTTGATACACAAGACAAATTCGATGCCTATTGGTTAATTTCCATGGTATTCTCGAGAGCTGTTATATTCATTATAATAAGGCCGATTAACAGGGTTTCTGTTACTGGAGATTCTCTCCAGTGTTGCTGATGTTGATGCTGTTGATTGGCCTACATAGTGGGCGACATTGTGTATAAAGGGCGCCCCTCGGTGGTGGGTTTCGGTACTCGAATGTAAAACACCTGTGGGACGTCCACAATTTCTTCTTGACTACCATTCTTTTCCGTGTGATGGATTGTAAGGCCATGATCCTCCTTGATTAAGTCTGCCTCTCATGGGCTTTTATACTCTCTGTCTCCTTGGCAACAGCTGTAGACTACTTCTTGGTTACTTGTCTGGTTGCCAGCAGCTGAGCTCAGCCAAAAGCAAACACAGATTGATGTTTTCTATGCTATTAAAATCTACAAATAATGCCTCACAGCCTCCCATTTATATACACATTTTACAACCAGCTGGTTTGGGGCAGACAAGCACGCCTGGAAGTATAAATCTGCCTTTAAAGGTCTTGGGTTCGATCCATAACGTCTGCAAGCATCCAGATGCCCCTACCCCCCTCCTCAATGACATGGATCTAAAAGGATTTggaaataaatcaaacaattatatattatgtttataaataaatagtaatatcataatgatgtttgtttttttttcaaagatgaGCACGGtttaaataaacacataaatacaattaagtagaacacctttttaaaaagttGGCCTTCACAGTTACACAATGTTTTTGCGCCAACTACTCTATAATCAATTTCTTATAAAGCATCGCCGCCTAATCTAAATTTACTCCGGTCTCTGTCTTGATGCGGATCTGATGCGGATCAGGCGAAGGAGGGAGCTATGATCCAACCACCGAACCTTATTTGAAGAAATCTCCCCCCGGGCGGAAGAACGCAACAGAAAGGGCCCTAAACTACGATGACCCAACCATTTGAAAACAcctgtgattggtcggctcTACAAGGCCATCCCTGATGATGACaccatgaaataaaacaaacgGTAACGCTATATTGGTTTATTATGACAATGTATTTAGTGCACGTTTTTGTGGTACATAGCGTTAAAGAACATTAGGTCAAATTGGAAGATTTGTAAGTCGCCCTTTTGCTTTAATAAGTTGCACAAGCGCTTTAGTAGGTCGTATGCGCGCATTAAGTAAATCACTCTCGCGCTTTAGTAAGTCGAATCTCACGCACGCGTTAAGTAAAGCGCGCGTGCCAGCTATAAAACGCATAAAAAAATTACACCCATGTCACCTCCCGGTCTCCGTTAGTGGGCCATGTGCTCAATCAAGAATGTGTGACTCATTCAGGAATAGATAGTGACTTAACAGGCATGCATAAACATGAAAGCCTTCGAGATTTCCCCTTTAATGGGTTTTGGCAACAGACTAGGGTTCTTCCAGGCGGCCATTTAATCCATGCCCTCAATGTGCCAAATATGGTAAAGAAATTTCTTGTGTTTTCAGCATCTGGATGTCTGTTCAATTCTCTAGTTGAATTGGTGCTACATGTCCCTATTTTTCATGATATGGCTTTGACTCTGCTTAATCTTCCCCCCACAGCAGAATTCTCTGAAATATGAAAAATAATGAGGATTATCTTTCTTTTCATATGAAAACTTTTTTTTGGTGCAAATGTCTAATTTATTATGCTGCTTCAAAGTAACATCAATATTTTGAGTAGGCATTTTTTATAGAATAtagtatattattttatataatatatacgtTTTGCATAATTTTACACAAAAAATGTTTGACAAGAGATGATGGCCAAACATTTCTCTCAGGAGTTTTATTTAAAAATCAATTAGCATAACATTATCACAAAAGATCGACCTGACCATCAAGTTCTCAATCTAGAATTAGACCCATGAAGACAAGTAGGTAAAGACTCACCTAGTAGGTGAGCGGCAAAAAATGATTCCTTATAAACATGGTGCCCTTGCCATCAACAAGGGCAAAGATCAACAAAcgtaagcaagggtaaaaaacacacacacaatggctaAAAACGTAATATGGCCTGCCAAGTGTTCCCATACTGATATGTCAAGTGATGTCATGTTTTACATTCTGATTGTAATTTTAGCCAACAATTCTCTTCTCATAATGGCATTATTTAGGAGAAAAGTATTTCTATTAAAGTAGAAAAGTAGTGAAAGAGATCAAGAAGTAGCACATATAGTGGTGTATGTATCGGTCCATTAAACAGGACTATCATAATGTCCCGTATAAAAGGTTGTTTTATAGAGACTTATGCCAATACTTAATTTCAGTTTGAGGACAAACACCATTAAGGCAACGTCGTGCCGACATTTTTAAAAATGTCAAAAATGTAGGACATGTAGGATTGGTTTTATCAGTTTTTGTTTGAAATGTAAATGACAACAGATATTAAGATACATAATGTCCATTGCTCAGTAAACTGATTAGGAGATGATCGAACATAAAAAgagacaattaaaaaataaaacccacaagcaaacgcacacacacacacacacacacacacacagacaaacacacatgtacacacacacccacaaacacacacgcattcatacacagacacacacacacacacacacacacattcatacacacacacacacacacacacacacacacacacacacacacacacacacacacacacacacacacacacacacacacacacacacataatgaaacACTGTGGGCTgacacaggtaaacagtgaaTTAGGTGGGGGCCTCGTTTCCTTGTCTCCATACTACAGTGATTCTCCGTGTTGAGTGCCGAACTCTTGGAAGTCCTCTGGGATAGTGTCTGCAGAGTGGAGAAGCGAGGTCATTAAATGGAGCTCATAAAAAATGGATTCATTGCTTGGGGCTTGGGGAGCTTTGAATATTACTAGCCTTGATCCCCTGGTCATTTACATGAAATTGCAATCGAGGACAGTAAAGACCCTGCATAGATATAGCATATTAATGTCCGGCTGGACGGGACCTCTCTGGTGGGGCGACCAGCCGGGAGACCACTCCTCACCATTGCAGCGGTACTTGAGGTTGGACCAGATGATGTTTTCCTGGGAGAAGCAGAATACTCCGAGCCGCCCTCCTCTCATGGTGGTGTCGATGGTGACGCCGGAGTCGGCCACTAACTCAGTCCCCTCGTAGAATCGGGCTCTGGGAGCAGATAGTGAACGGGTTTAGCATGTACGTAAAGTCGTTATGTCTCAGGTCACTTTGAGAGCACAATAACTACTGTCAAATTCCTGATCCCGATTCGGATCACGTTCTGATCCATCATCCGATCAACTGATCATTGGATCAACGAATCAATCCAGTAAGCCACCAATCACCCAGCCAATCAATCATTCCACCAATACGATATTAAATAGATAAATCAAGGATGAAACGATCAACTGGTCAATGGATCAACTGATTAATCCAGCAAGCGCACCATCCACCAAT
It encodes:
- the cfap53 gene encoding cilia- and flagella-associated protein 53, which codes for MIVNQGYKPQCREFNGPTPHSTALRARPTLTRPADHLILERRKKEEARHKVLEFTKYQETWDMRTTWQKNTDRRIISGTIERHVQDAMTQYQTSIEERRERLRSLFEEEEKEQLGEMENKTETVPERQARMKERARTLRERRESERQQLVADKLDQQFREQNAELRADQSRRGQDQVCAERGQQLLLRQEAQRRRREEEEEVFQELWEADCRAKEAREKEEALRRRRSHQEQAEVLDWQTKEVDRRREEQRLLKEEEARLLREQREVQALTEQREQLQKLQAQEAQRRQLDRDLRLKMKRLGLQRQDELALDISILQRLLEPGHDQGAASRRKSEIRLEQERYRQHLADEQERQRGEEAEYDRLMEAELREAWRRRAEKNRVEREGRDRLMREVMATRQLQIQHKLDVNTDLQQQMEEEREELNRNMQENKIVDEEQKISQRRACLQYQADLLTQIRQREQQALELKAQESMEHQRGLEAEEQHSKRVQEAMSSRPRSDAASRRGQHPFRRSPSITTAANP